Sequence from the Ochrobactrum vermis genome:
GCAGCTCTGACTGCTCTCGGCATCTATTTTGCTGGCCTCAGCACAGAAGCGGGTATCATCATCGGTTTCGGCCTTGCACTCTCTTCCACGGCATTTGCCATGCAGGTTCTGGAAGATCGGGCGGAAACAAATCAGAAGCATGGCCAGCGAGCCTTTTCGATTCTGCTGTTTCAAGACCTTGCGATTGTACCGATTCTCGCCATCATCCCAGCACTTTCACCCAACGAACCTTCGCAGGCGAGCGCAGGGTTCCATCTCGCCACTGCCATTGCAGCCATCGCAGCGCTGGTGGTTGCAGGACGCTATCTCATTAATCCGATGTTCCGGATTATCGCCAATACCGGCGCTCGCGAAGTGATGATTGCAGCCGCACTCTTTGTGGTACTCGGATCAGCCAGCCTGCTCCAGGCTGCCGGTCTTTCCATGGCCATGGGTGCATTCATTGCTGGTGTCCTGCTAGCGGAATCTTCGTATCGGCACGAACTTGAAGCCGACATCGAACCGTTTCGCGGTATTTTCCTGGGGCTGTTCTTTGTTGCGGTCGGCCTTTCGCTGAACCTCACCGTGATCCTGCAATACTGGAAGATTATCCTTCTTGCTGTTCCCATCTTCATGGCGACCAAGATTATAATCATTTATCTGCTGTGCCGCGTTTTCCGCTCCAGCCATAATGATGCAGTGCGGATCGCTTTCCTTCTACCGCAGGGTGGAGAATTCGCCTTCGTTCTTTTCTCAGCAGCCTCAGCGGGGGCCATAATCTCAAGCGCCCTTGGATCAGAGCTTGTAGCCGCTGTCACCGTGTCGATGGCGCTCACACCGCTTTCGGTTGCAATAGGCTCGAAGCTGCTTATCAAAGACAAGACAATCGACGAGATTGAAGAGAACTTTGAAGGTGCTGGTTCCGACGTATTGATGATCGGCTTCTCGCGTTACGGTCAGATCGCCGCACAAATCCTGCTTGCTGGAGGCATCGATGTAACAGTGATCGACAGTTCGCCCAATCGCGTCCGCGCCGCCAGCAAATTCGGCTTCCGAATTTATTTCGGCGACGGCACCCGCAAAGACGTACTGGAAGCAGCCGGAATCCGAAAAGCGAAAATCGTCGCCGTGTGTACCCACAAGAAGGAAACAACCAACCACATCGTCAATCTCATACAGTCGGAATATCCCGATGTACGCCTGTTCGTTCGCTCATATGATCGCGAACATACGTTGCAATTACGAGCTCAAGGCGTTGAATATGAACTACGCGAAACATTCGAATCCGGTCTGCTGTTCGGTCAGCGGACGCTTGAGGGGCTCGGCATAGCTGAAACGCAAGCCTACGGAATTCGCGAAGATGTGCGTCAGCGCGACGAGGACCGTCTCCACGTGCAGGCTTCGGAAGGAATCATGGCCGGGCGTCATCTGCTTTTCAACAAGCCGGTCACACCAGAGCCTCTGGTTAAACCAGCTCGAGAAGGCCAGCGCATCGATAAAGGTACAGATGATATCGTATCCGCTTCGCCGTCAAGCGACGCAGTCGAGTCACCAGTACCGGCGGAATAGCAAAGGCGTCAGGATGTCGATAAACTCAAATCGCAATGCTTGAGTTTATCGACCCAATCTTTTGTTCGACCGCGACTTCTATGGCACGTTTCAACTCGTCGCGCACGCTGGCGCTTTGTGACAGGATTTGTTCAAACTTCAGAAAATCCAGAAGCCCGATCCGTTCGACATTCGGTCGTATAAAAATGTGCGGCGGGCGAATGCGAAATTTGTTTTCGATGATAGAACACATCGTCAACTGGTTCGCACCGATCACCGCTTCAAATGTGGTTGGCATATGGTCGTCCGGACCTACCGGCGTACCCACAACGTCGATGCCGATAACAATGTCGGCCTCATCGAATAACAAATCAAAGGGCACGGGGTTAAACAAACCACCATCGACCAGAATTCGACCGTCCCGCCGCACCGGAGCGAAAACCGGCGGTATGGCGCAGGATGCGGCGATTGCGGAATGCAGATCGCCATCGCGAATATGAAGCTCCCGAGCGGCATGAAAATCCGCCGCTGTAATACTCATCGGGATTTTCAGTTCTTCCACATTCGCGGGAAAGCTGGCGGGCAAAAAGACATCCAACACCTTTTCGATGTTGAACTGGCTAACCCGCAAGCCGCCTTTCAGTAACTCTGCCCAGCGAGCCGGTCTGGTTTGCCACATGCGCTTTGCGACTTCGGAGCGGCGATTGAAAATCGCTGCCATATATTCGTGAATTTCCTTGCCGGTCATGCCGCTAGCCATGCCGGCACCAACAATCGAACCTATCGAAGAGCCAGCAATGGCAACCGGTTTGATGCCCAGTTCGTCGAGCACTTCAACAATATGGATATGGGCAATGCCACGCGCCCCGCCGCCGCCGAAAGCGACGGCAATTCGGGGTGATGACGGCACTGCCTTTTCCAAACTGACACCTTTTAGCTTTGGGCTGGTCCAAAGATCAGAATAGCCGGTTCTGCTTCAAGCAGCTTTTTGGCAATGGCCTTGACCTGATCCAATGTCACGGCATCAATCAGCTCAGAGCGCTTATCGATATAATCACGCGGAAGTTCTGTTTCCTGCAAACTGACAAGAGTTTCGGCGATCGCAGCTGACGAGTCCAGATTGTTGACCGCATAAGACCCCTTGAGAAAGCTCTTGGCAGCAGCGAGTTCTTCTTCCGTCGGGCCGTCGGCAGCCATTGCAGCAACCTGTTCGCGGATGATCTTCAGGGATTCCTGAGCCTTATCAGGACGGGTCGCTGTCGAGATCATCAATGCCGAAACATGGTCACGCATGACCATGGATGATGACACTGAATAGGCAAGACCACGCTTTTCGCGCACTTCGGCATAAAGGCGCGAAGTAAAACCACCACCCAGAATATGGTTCATCAGATAGGCAGCAAAGAACTCGGGATCTTTACGCGGAATAGCCGGATAGACAAAGCTGATCGAGGTCTGCGGCATATCAAAATTGAGACTGGTCGTCGTACCAAGTGCCAGTTTGGCGTCCGGCACAGGAACCAGTTCAGCCATCGCGGGCAGATCGCCGAATACTTTATCCAGCAACACACCAAGATCCGTGGCGTTGATGGAACCCACCACACCAATAGTCAGCCGGTCACGCGCAAAATTTTTGCGATGAAAATTGACCAGATCGTCACGCGTAATCGACTGCAGCGACTTCACCGTGCCGTCATCGGGACGCGCATAAGGATGGTTGCCATATAGAACTTCGGAAAACTTGCGTGATGCAATCGTTGAAGGATTTCGCTGCGAAGCTTCGATGCTTGCAATTACCTGCTGGCGAATACGGTCAACAGCATCTTGATCGAAGCGAGGCTTGTTCACAGCAAGGGCGAGGAGATTCGTTACTGCGTCGCGATTTTCAGCCAGCATACGAATACCGCCTGAAACGGAATCCTGCGTTGCGGAAAAGCTCATTTCCGCTCCCAGATTATCCATCCGCTCCTGAAACGCATCCGATTTCAGATCACCCGCGCCTTCGTCGAAAAGCCCCGTCATCAGATTAGCCAATCCCTCCTTGCCGGAAGGATCTTGCGATGTGCCACCCTTGAACGAAAACCGCATCGAAACAAGCGGGACTGAATCGTCCTCTACCAGCCAGGCATGAATGCCCTTTGG
This genomic interval carries:
- a CDS encoding M16 family metallopeptidase, giving the protein MLNFKRVLEFRPARSAVAMLAASMALLILCALPARAIEIQEVVSPKGIHAWLVEDDSVPLVSMRFSFKGGTSQDPSGKEGLANLMTGLFDEGAGDLKSDAFQERMDNLGAEMSFSATQDSVSGGIRMLAENRDAVTNLLALAVNKPRFDQDAVDRIRQQVIASIEASQRNPSTIASRKFSEVLYGNHPYARPDDGTVKSLQSITRDDLVNFHRKNFARDRLTIGVVGSINATDLGVLLDKVFGDLPAMAELVPVPDAKLALGTTTSLNFDMPQTSISFVYPAIPRKDPEFFAAYLMNHILGGGFTSRLYAEVREKRGLAYSVSSSMVMRDHVSALMISTATRPDKAQESLKIIREQVAAMAADGPTEEELAAAKSFLKGSYAVNNLDSSAAIAETLVSLQETELPRDYIDKRSELIDAVTLDQVKAIAKKLLEAEPAILIFGPAQS
- a CDS encoding monovalent cation:proton antiporter-2 (CPA2) family protein, which translates into the protein MVATGGSLYLQCLMILGGAIIAAPLFKRLGLGTVLGYLAAGITIGPVARLIADGEEFLHFSELGVVFLLFIIGLELKPSRLWALRQSIFGLGTAQVLLCGAALTALGIYFAGLSTEAGIIIGFGLALSSTAFAMQVLEDRAETNQKHGQRAFSILLFQDLAIVPILAIIPALSPNEPSQASAGFHLATAIAAIAALVVAGRYLINPMFRIIANTGAREVMIAAALFVVLGSASLLQAAGLSMAMGAFIAGVLLAESSYRHELEADIEPFRGIFLGLFFVAVGLSLNLTVILQYWKIILLAVPIFMATKIIIIYLLCRVFRSSHNDAVRIAFLLPQGGEFAFVLFSAASAGAIISSALGSELVAAVTVSMALTPLSVAIGSKLLIKDKTIDEIEENFEGAGSDVLMIGFSRYGQIAAQILLAGGIDVTVIDSSPNRVRAASKFGFRIYFGDGTRKDVLEAAGIRKAKIVAVCTHKKETTNHIVNLIQSEYPDVRLFVRSYDREHTLQLRAQGVEYELRETFESGLLFGQRTLEGLGIAETQAYGIREDVRQRDEDRLHVQASEGIMAGRHLLFNKPVTPEPLVKPAREGQRIDKGTDDIVSASPSSDAVESPVPAE
- a CDS encoding patatin-like phospholipase family protein, which translates into the protein MEKAVPSSPRIAVAFGGGGARGIAHIHIVEVLDELGIKPVAIAGSSIGSIVGAGMASGMTGKEIHEYMAAIFNRRSEVAKRMWQTRPARWAELLKGGLRVSQFNIEKVLDVFLPASFPANVEELKIPMSITAADFHAARELHIRDGDLHSAIAASCAIPPVFAPVRRDGRILVDGGLFNPVPFDLLFDEADIVIGIDVVGTPVGPDDHMPTTFEAVIGANQLTMCSIIENKFRIRPPHIFIRPNVERIGLLDFLKFEQILSQSASVRDELKRAIEVAVEQKIGSINSSIAI